One Geotrypetes seraphini chromosome 15, aGeoSer1.1, whole genome shotgun sequence genomic window carries:
- the LOC117348855 gene encoding paired box protein Pax-6-like, with protein sequence MSPVNQPFVDLSYSQQELEMLLSAPVGVKKKRVRTSYEKHQILELEKVFAVDPYPSITTREKLSAVIKLPESKIHVWFQNRRAREGRNGKLDKLKYRRSSATKKTYQGLHLSSATSFPQELGYSPMDPLLSRQCPDPSVQYIPELSLQCASPQPCQSHSCHQGQDPFHPKNLPLPLPICQEAAQCQEFCFSASSNTREPLLPSGGEAERYQAQIAFCYQDNPLESHWVE encoded by the exons ATGT CTCCAGTAAATCAGCCATTTGTGGATCTATCTTATTCCCAGCAGGAGCTGGAGATGCTTCTGAGTGCCCCAGTAGGAGTGAAAAAGAAGAGAGTGAGGACGAGTTATGAAAAACATCAGATTCTAGAGTTGGAGAAGGTGTTTGCTGTGGATCCCTATCCAAGCATCACAACCAGGGAGAAGTTATCTGCTGTCATCAAATTGCCTGAAAGCAAAATTCAT GTCTGGTTCCAGAACCGACGTGCACGGGAAGGCCGGAATGGGAAACTAGACAAGCTGAAATACAGAAGGTCTTCAGCCACTAAAAAAACTTATCAAGGACTTCATTTATCTTCTGCCACTTCCTTTCCTCAGGAGCTGGGTTATAGTCCGATGGATCCTCTCCTCTCCAGGCAGTGCCCTGATCCCAGCGTACAGTACATACCAGAGCTCAGTCTGCAGTGTGCATCTCCTCAGCCCTGCCAGTCCCACTCCTGTCATCAAGGGCAGGACCCCTTCCACCCCAAGAACCTACCACTGCCACTCCCAATATGCCAGGAAGCAGCACAGTGTCAGGAATTTTGCTTCAGTGCCAGTTCCAATACAAGAGAGCCACTGCTTCCCTCAGGAGGTGAGGCCGAGAGATACCAAGCGCAAATTGCCTTCTGCTATCAGGATAATCCCTTGGAGTCACACTGGGTAGAATAA